In the genome of Fusarium poae strain DAOMC 252244 chromosome 1, whole genome shotgun sequence, the window ACTCTTGGGGCATGCCTCGACGGCCTTCTCTAATACCTGCCAGAGCGATTCCCGGTTACCGTGGTTTCTCTCCAGGTCTGCTGCTGCCATCCACATTGTCCTGCTGTTGACGAAGACCCGCAGGGCGTAGGCGTAAATCGCCCTTGCTGTCTCGTATTTGCCTCGGTTGATACTAGACTTTGCGTCCTCCATCCAAATGTCCTTGCGatcgtcgtcctcgtccAAGCTCCAGCCCAGGGTTTCACGGATAATGTTTTGGCAAGTTATGACAGCGCCTTCATCTTCACATCGTTCAGCTTCGGTAATCCATTCTTCACGCTTGGGCATGGCAGATTCCTTAGCCAGAACCTGGACAGCACGCTTCATAACGTTGACCTTGCTTCCTTGTCCAAGTTGCTCCTGTAGACGTGCGGCTGCGATCCAAATCTCGTGAGAAGTAGGGCAAGCCTTTCGTGCCCTGTTGAGAACCTTTTGGGCGTTCTCGGGTGTCTCTAGGCGTGCCAATGCCAGCCACAAATCGATAGAAAGAGGAATAAGCTCTGTAGCCTTGGCCAAAAGAAGTCTCGCATCATCGACGCTCTCCTCCAGACTCACAGCCTCCTTCCACAAAGCTTCCGACTCCGGAATGTGATCAAGTGCTTGTCGAATAACTCGCTTCTTGTTGCTTGGGATCAACTCCAGCTTCATGGCCTCTACCCATAGTCTGACCGAGGTGCTGTTAGCCTCAATGGCTCTTCGCGCGATGATCTTGGCATTGGCGGGTACGTCTTCGTTGAGTCGAATGTTCTCCAGCCATGCGTCTTCGCTTTTTGGACATTGCGCACAACCCTTTTCAATAGTCTTTCGTGCTGTCACAGTCTTGCCTGCCAACTCCTCCAGTCGTGCCGCTGCGATCCAACCTAGAGCATTTGAAGGGTTTGTCTTGACAACCGACTGCAAGAGTTGGCGCACACGGTTGACATCTCCGACACTGTCCGCTGGATTACCCGTAGCTGCTTTGTTGAGGCTCGTCAAGTAGCCTTGTGGATCAATACTGGTTGAGGTGCCTGGAGCAACGGAATCACTACCAGCCTGTTCCAGCCTAGACTTGAGCACCTTGTCGCGAGCCGCTCCAATCTTGGCAAAATTGGTCATGGTGCCGTCCGCTGCATCGCCGCCAGTACTTGGTGCCATATCGTCATCCACAACCGTTGTTCCCATCTGACCAGCATCGCGCGCTGCCGCAAGAGCGCTGTCGGGGACAGCATACGCTCGTTCCCGCATTGCCTTCTTGGTACGTCGGTTCTTGCCTGTCAGATCTCCAACTTCAGGCAAGTTTGCCCATTCGTCATCTGTAACAGTGGCAAGCGCTCGTTTCAAGTCGGAGAACTGCTGTTGAATCTTAGGGTTGTTTCGTTCGTATTCGTCCTTCTCGGCCTGCTCTCGTGCTTCTCGCTGCTTTTTTCTTCGGTCCATTCTCTCATCTACCCATTCCCAAATCTTGTCTGCTTCCTCATCGTCCTTGTCGTAGACACCGCCGGCAAAAAGTCCGACTTCGTTATCGGGGTCTTGGTATCGCTCttcgtctttttcttcctcctcctccttttccttgcccttcttgtcTGGCGCGAGACCAAGTTGAGCAGCTCGTTTCGCAAGCGCCTCCTTGATCTGATCCTCACTTGGACCGTCTCTAGCGGGACCAAGATCGGATCTTGTCGTGAAACCTGTCGCGCCACGACCAAGACCAGCGACGTAGTTCTCGGGCGCTGCCTGGTTGAGGAAGTCGCGTCGCCCGGACATGTTGACAGTGGGCCTTTATGCGCTCTATATCGTGTTGTTGAAGCGAGTGGATGATTTCGTCGTGTCAATTCCTGGGTATATGTGTAAAACAAAGGTTTGGgtcgaaggaaaagaagtTGTAGCTAGCTGCTGGGTATCGCTTTTATATTCCTGAGAATAAATAAGATTGTTACGTGAGATTTATCGTGCTATGACTCTCAGCTACGAGTGAGGGACGAAGTCAGTATCACGCCTTGAGAGTCACGTCGAAATAAAATAAGAGAAAGATTAAGAGTGCACGAAGCTCTAATGAAAAGACTCCAGGCAGTCATGGAACTCTAGAGCTACGAGCAAAAGATAAAAGCGGATCAAAAGCTTGAGGCTCCACACCCGCCACTTTCCGACTGGCAGCGAATATGCTGACAAAGTCGCTAGAACCATAATCTCAAATCGACATAATGTTGGAATAGGCACCTAAAGTTGACAACACTTAGCTTTCTCACACAAGGCAGCGCATTCATAGTTATATCtcaaagtttataaatatctttacgACAATAATAGATTTTGTGTTGAAACTATTGTTCAACATAAATGTACCTCTCTTCTACCCGCCCTAACTATCGGAGTGTTTGATATGCTCCCAACtacatcttcctcttcaagtCGATCTGATCTGACttgctctttttcttcttggggGTTGTCATAAGCCGTTACAATTACAACGAATAGTTGCCGCTTTTCCTTCTATGGGTTTTGAGAAACAAAATGAAAGCAATAACT includes:
- a CDS encoding hypothetical protein (BUSCO:4253at5125) yields the protein MSGRRDFLNQAAPENYVAGLGRGATGFTTRSDLGPARDGPSEDQIKEALAKRAAQLGLAPDKKGKEKEEEEEKDEERYQDPDNEVGLFAGGVYDKDDEEADKIWEWVDERMDRRKKQREAREQAEKDEYERNNPKIQQQFSDLKRALATVTDDEWANLPEVGDLTGKNRRTKKAMRERAYAVPDSALAAARDAGQMGTTVVDDDMAPSTGGDAADGTMTNFAKIGAARDKVLKSRLEQAGSDSVAPGTSTSIDPQGYLTSLNKAATGNPADSVGDVNRVRQLLQSVVKTNPSNALGWIAAARLEELAGKTVTARKTIEKGCAQCPKSEDAWLENIRLNEDVPANAKIIARRAIEANSTSVRLWVEAMKLELIPSNKKRVIRQALDHIPESEALWKEAVSLEESVDDARLLLAKATELIPLSIDLWLALARLETPENAQKVLNRARKACPTSHEIWIAAARLQEQLGQGSKVNVMKRAVQVLAKESAMPKREEWITEAERCEDEGAVITCQNIIRETLGWSLDEDDDRKDIWMEDAKSSINRGKYETARAIYAYALRVFVNSRTMWMAAADLERNHGNRESLWQVLEKAVEACPKSEDLWMMLAKEKWRAGELDAARLVLKRAFNQNPNNEDIWLSAVKLESESGNEDQARKLLEIAREQAPTDRVWMKSVVYERVLGNAEAALDLVLQALQLFPATPKLWMLKGQIYQDLGKIGPARETYGTGVKAVPKSVPLWLLYARLEEESGATVKARSVLDRARLAVPNDALLWRESVRLERRAGNMVQAKAMMARAQREVPKNGLLWAEQVWYLEARTQRKARILEAIKAVDGSPDIFVVAARIFWGERKKEQAQKWFEKAIVLDNDYGDSWAWYYKFLLQYGTEEKQADVVTKCVLNEPRHGDVWPAVAKKPANAGKSCEEILKLVVEELEQ